The sequence GGCGCAGAATCCGACCGGCGCCGCCGTCTCCGCGGCCCGCGCCGAGGCGCTGCGGACGCTGCTCGCCGGCCGCCCGGACCTGCTGCTGATCGAGGACGACCACGCTGCCGAACTGGCCCGCGTACCCCTGCACCCGCTCGCCGGTGCGACAGAGAGTTGGGCCTTCGTCCGTTCGGTGAGCAAGCCCTTCGGCCCGGACCTGCGGCTGGCGGTGCTGGTCGGCGACGAGACGACTGTGGCTCGGGTGAGTGGCCGTACCCGGGTCGGCGCCGGCTGGGTCTCCACGGTGCTGCAACGCCTGGTGCTCTCCCTGTGGCGGGACCCGGCGGTCACCGGGCTGGTGGAGCGGGCGGCGCGGAGCTACGAGCAGCGGCGCGAAGGGCTGCTCGCCGCGCTGGCCGAGCACGGCCTGACCGCACACGGTCGCAGCGGCATCAACGTCTGGTTGCCGGTCGCGGACGAGACCAGCACGGTGACCGCGCTCCGCGACGCCGGCTGGGCGGTGGCCCCCGGCGCTCTCTACCGGATCGCCGCCCCGCCCGCCCTGCGCATCACCGTCAGCTCCCTGGACCCCACCGACCTGGCCCCCCTGGCGGCGGCCCTGGCCCAGGCCGAAAACCCACCCCCCTCCCGAGGTTTCCCCACCTGAGCCACTCCATCGGGGGGATTTGGGACGGTCGGGACGGGTATGCGGGCGCCCGGAGGTGTGGGACATGGCTACTGGTGGGGCTCGTAAGGGAATCTGGATCGCGATTGCGGTGGCGATCATCATCATCGTCATCGTGCTGATCGCGATCGCGTCCGGCGGCGACGGGGGCGGTGACGGCTACTGACGCGAAGATGCCGGTGCGCCGGGGCGTATCCGGCGGCGAGCATCGAACGGGTATATAACAGTCGGCATGGCCGAGCAGACCGGGAGCGCTCCGGGCGCCCAGCGGTTCATTCCGCCCGACGCCGACACCATTGACGACCTGCGCACCGCCGCCGGCGGCTGTCGGGGCTGTGAGCTGTACCGGGACGCCTCGCAGACGGTCTTCGGCCGGGGCGACGAGAGCGCTCGTGTGGTGCTGGTCGGCGAGCAGCCCGGCGACATGGAGGACCAGAAGGGGCTGCCCTTCGTCGGTCCGGCCGGTCGCCTGCTGCGCCGCGCGGTCGACGACGCCGGGCTGGACCCCGGTCACCTCTATCTGACGAATGCCGTAAAGCACTTCCGCTTTGAGCTGCGTGGCAAGCGGCGGATCCACCAGACCCCGGACCAGGCGCACATCACCGCCTGCCGGCCGTGGTTGGTCGCGGAGTTCGCCCGGCTGCGTCCGGAGATCGTGGTGGTGCTCGGCGCGACCGCCGCCAAGGCGCTGCTCGGCCCGTCCTTCCGGGTCACCCGGCAGCGGGGCGAGTTGCTGCCCTGGCCGGAGTCGGCGCAGCACCCCGCGGACTTCGAGCAGGTGCCGGTGGACAACGCCGGAAAGCGGGCCGACGCCCCGCAGGCTCGGCTGCTGGCCACCATCCACCCGTCCGCCGTGCTGCGGGCCGATGACCAGGACAAGGCGTACGAGGGGCTGGTCGCCGACCTCACCGTCGTCACCCGCGCCCTGCCCGGCTGACCGGCGACCGCAAGCCGCCCTGCCCGGAGCGGGCGAAACGCCGCCGGCCCGCCCGGAGCCGGCGAAACGCGGTCGCCCCGTCCCGGGTTGGCGGAAAGTGCCACGCGGGTCGCGCGGCGAGGCGATACCCGCCGGAAACGGCAATGCGTGAACCGCGTAACAGATCCTCTGCAGACTCATGCGAGTCGATCTTGTAGGGGAGGCCGTTATGAGCGATCAGACGCAGTCGATGGTCAGCCGGCGTGGGTTTCTGCGTACTGTCGGAATCAGCGGTGGTGCCGGAGCGATGCTCGCCACCATGGGCGCCATGGGGCTGGCCCCCAGCGCGGCGGCGTCGGTTACCCCGGCCTTCCGGCCGCCGGAGCGGTCCGACTTCACTCTCACCGGACGGTCGGGCGCGAGTGTGGTCGTGCTCGGCGGCGGCATCGCCGGGCTCACCACGGCGTACGAGTTGGGCAAGGCGGGCTACCACTGCACGATCCTGGAGGCGCGGCACCGCGTCGGTGGGCGGAACCTGACCATTCGGGGCGGCGACGTCGAGACCGACCTCGACGGACGCACCCAGCGGGCCAGCTTTTCCGACGGGGTCTACTTCAACGCCGGGCCGGGCCGCATCGCACAGTGGATGGTCACGATGGACTACTGCCGGGAACTGGGCGTACCCATCGAGGTCTTCACCAATCAGAACGCCGACGCCTGGATCTACAACGAGTCCGCCGGGATGACCGAGCCGGTGCGGTACCGCACCGCCAAGGCCGACGTGTACGGCTACGTCTCGGAACTGCTCGCCAAGGCCACCGACCAGGGCGCTCTGGACGCCCGGCTCACCACCGAGGACCGTGACCGGCTGCTGTCGTTCCTGCAGAGCTTCGGCGCGATCGGCGGACGGACCAGCGACTGGGCCTACACCGGGACGAACCGTCGCGGCTACCTCGCCTACCCGGGGGCGGGCAACGACGTGGGGAGCCCACTCGGTACGCCACCGGCACTCTCCGACGTGTTCGCCAGCAACATCGGCCGGTACTTCTCCTTCGAGTTCGGCTACGACCAGGCCATGCTGATGTTCCAGCCGGTCGGCGGGATGGACCAGATCCCCCGAGCCCTGGCCCGCGCGGTGGGCCCGCACCGGATCCGACTCAACGCCGAGGTCACCGGGGTGACCGACCGGGGCAGTCGGGTCGAGGTGACCTACCGGCAGGGCGGTCGGCAGTCGCAGATCACCGCCGACTACTGCGTGGCGGCGCTACCGCCACACCTGATGGCCCGCGTACCGCACAATCTCGGCACGGCGGTGACCGCGGCCCTGGCCGACTTCCCGGTCACCGCCTCCGGAAAGATCGGCCTGGAGTACCGCAGCCGCTGGTGGGAGACCGATCAGCGGATCTACGGCGGTATCACCGAGACCGACCTGGACCTGTCGCACATCTGGTATCCGTCCTACGGCTTCCACGGCAAGCGCGGCCTGGTCGTCGGCTACTACAACACCGGGGCGAACGCCAGGGCGTACAGCGGGCTCACGCCGGAGCAGCGCAGCGAGCGCGCGATCAGCCAGGGTGTGAAGATCCACGGTGACAAGTACCGCAGTGAGCTGGTCACCTCGTACTCCCACGCCTGGGACCGGACCCGCTACATCGAGGGCGCCTGGACGTCTCCCCGGTACGGCACGGCCGGCTACAACCTGCTGCTCCAGCCGGCCGGGCGGGTCTACTTCGCCGGGGACTGGCTCAGCCACGAGGTGGCCTGGCAGCACGGCGCGTTCGTCGCGGCGCGTTCGGCGGTCTCCGCGCTGCACCAGCGGGTGATGGCGGGCTGACCGACCCAGCCGTGCGCCGGCCAGATCTTGGACAGTTTCCGTTCGCCCGCGGAACGGGGACTGTCCAAGATTGACGGTGCGTCGCGGATCGAGCGAGTGGGTAACGGGTGTCGATGGAGGTTGACAACGAGGAGCGTCGTGCGGGTGCGCCCTCTGTGGCCGCCGGGCGTCGCGGGAGAGGGAAGCGGCTCCTCGAGCGGGCGACCGGATTGCAACTCATGGCCGTCTACTGGGTTCCGATGACGGTGTTCATCGGGCTGCCGGTGCGCTGGCTCTTCGACCGACAGGAATCACTGGTCGAAGCCGTGCTGCGCGCCGCTCTGAACACCGTCTGGATCGGCCACTCGATCTATCTGGGGCAGCGCGTTGTGGGCGAGGCCCGGCAGGATCCCGAAGGGCATGCGCTGCGCCGGGCAGTGCGTACCGGCACCGTGCCCGAGGACGCCGCGGCGCGGGCCGCGCTGCCCCGCTACGTGGCAGGGCAGCGGCGCGCCACCTGGGCGGCGCTGCTGGCCATTCTGGGCATCTGCCTCGGGCTGGTCCTGCTCGCTCTGCTCGCCGCCGACAACGAGGGCTTCGCGGTGATCTTCGGCGTGGTCGCCGCCGCCAGTGTGGCCGTCGCCGCGCGCACCCTGACCCGGATCCGTCGGCTGGCATCCCTGCTGGCCGCGCCCAACCCACCGGAAACACCACTATCGCGAGGGTGAGGGCGGCGCGGCTGCCCGCCGTGATCTTGCTGAACACGTCCTTGGCGGCGACCAACAGCGCCGTTCACCGGGGCACACAGGGGTGGGTCGTGCCGGGAGCGACCCCGTTCCGGCAAAACCCACTGCCGCTGGTCGGTGCGGGTGCGCGAGGATGAGTCACCCCCTTCCGACAGGAGCGCCGATGGCGACCGACCTGACCGCGCCGCGTACCGCCGCCCGACCCGACGTCGCGTCGATCCAGCGGCGAACCCTGCGGCTGCTCTTCACCACCCAGATCATCGGCGGGATCGGCGTGACCATCGGCATCGCCGTGGGCGCGCTGCTCGCGGCCCGGATCGCCGGGACCGCGGTGGCCGGTGTCGCGCAGAGCGCCGGGGTGGTCGGTGCCGCGCTGCTCGCCGTCCCGGTCACCCGGATCATGGCGCGGCACGGTCGCCGGCCGGGCCTGGTGCTGGCGTACGCGGTCGGCGCCGTCGGCGGCCTGCTGGTGGTGCTGGCCGCAGCCACCCGCTGGGTGCCGCTGCTCTTCGTCGGCATGTTGCTCTTCGGCGGGGGCACCGCCGCGAACCTGCAGGCCCGCTACACGGCGGTGGATCTCGCCGAGCCGGCCCGCCGGGGGCGGCAGCTCTCCCTGATCGTCTGGGCCACCACCATCGGTGCGGTGGCCGCGCCGAACTTCGCCGCGCTGGCCGATCGGGTCACCACCGGCTGGGGGCTGCCCCCGCTGGCCGGCCCGTTCGCGTTCAGCGCGGCGGCGTTCGTGCTGGCTGCCGTCGTACTCCTCGGGTTGCTCCGGCCCGACCCGCTGCTCACCGCGCGGCGGCTCGCGGCCGCCGAGGCGCCGGCAGCCGATCTGCCGTCGGTCACCGACGCGACGGCGACCGCGGTGGCGGCCGGGGCGCCAGCGGCCGGCGGTGCGACCCCGGCCGCCGCGCCGGTCAAGGAGCGCGCGCCGCGCGGCGCCGGGATGCGTGCGGCCTGGTCGGTGGTACGCGGACAGCCCGCCGCCCGACTCGGCATCGCCGCCGTGGCGGTGGGTCACCTGGTGATGGTGGCGGTGATGGCGATGACTCCGGTCCGGCTCGGTGAGTCGCACGCCGACGCCGACGTGTTGCGGCTGGTCGGCATCGTGCTGAGCCTGCACATCGCCGGCATGTACGCGTTCTCCCCGGTGGTCGGTTGGCTCACCGACCGGCTCGGTCGACGGGCGGTGATCCTCGGTGGGGTCGGGCTGCTGCTGGCCGCCTGCGCGGTCGCCGGAACCGCCGGGCACCACACGCCTCGGCTCTCGGTCGGTCTGGTCCTGCTCGGGTTGGGCTGGTCGGGGACGATGGTGGCCGGCTCGACCCTGCTGTCGGAGTCGGTGTCGGCCGCTGTGCGGCCGAGCGTCCAGGGGCTGTCCGATCTGATCATGGGACTGGCCGGTGCCGGGGCCGCCGTGGTCAGCGGGTTTGTCATGCAGTTCGCCGGTTATCCCGTGCTCACCCTGCTCGCGGCGGTCGCGGCGGCGCCCCTGGTGGCGCTAGCGTTGCGCCCGGTGCCGACCGGGGTACCGGACGAGGAGGGCTGATCACTGTGCGGCTGACCGACTTCTGGACGCGGCTGGACGAGGCGTTCGGGCCCGGCTACGCGGCCAGCATCGCCCGAGATCAGGTGCTGTCCCAGCTCGGCGGGCGGACCATCGAGCAGGCCCTGGCGTCGGGGGAGCAGACGCACGTGGTGTGGCGGGCGGTCTGCGCCGCGTACCCCGACCGAGTGCCTGCTCGACTACGCTGAGCAGCCTTTTCGCCGGTTCCGCGTGTCGCTTGTCGAGTCGTACACCTGTTCGGCTATTGTCCACAGCGGGGTGCTCGTCCACAGCTCGCGGCCCGTCGGCTGGTTTTCTGTCGGACCTAGCGCCTAGCGTGTCCGCGTGACGCGAAGCTCAGCAAAGACGCCGGCGAAGGCAGGGGTGGCAACCATGGCAGCAGGGCCTGACCGGGAGAAGGCACTCGACCTTGCTCTCGCTCAGATTGACAAGCAATTCGGCAAGGGCTCGGTGATGCGGCTGGGTGACCGGCCGGTCGTCCAGACCGCAATCATTCCGACCGGCTCCATCGCGCTCGACGTGGCCCTCGGCATTGGCGGCCTGCCCCGTGGCCGGGTGGTCGAGATCTACGGTCCCGAGTCCAGCGGTAAGACCACTGTGGCACTGCACGCGGTGGCCAACGCCCAGCGCAACGGCGGCATCGCCGCCTTCATCGACGCCGAGCACGCGCTCGACCCGGAGTACGCGAAGGCCCTCGGCGTCGACACTGACGCGATGCTGGTCTCCCAGCCGGACACCGGCGAGCAGGCGCTGGAGATCGCGGACATGCTGATCCGCTCCGGCGCTCTGGACATCATCGTGATCGACTCGGTGGCGGCCCTGGTGCCGCGCGCCGAGATCGAGGGCGAGATGGGCGACAGCCACGTGGGCCTCCAGGCCCGGCTGATGAGCCAGGCGCTGCGGAAGATCACCGGTGTGCTCAGCAACACCGGCACCACGGCGATCTTCATCAACCAGCTGCGGGAAAAGATCGGCGTCATGTTCGGCAGCCCGGAGACCACCACCGGTGGTCGGGCGCTGAAGTTCTACGCCTCGGTCCGGCTCGACGTGCGACGCATCGAGAGCCTCAAGGACGGCACCGACGTGGTCGGTAACCGCACCCGGGTCAAGGTCGTGAAGAACAAGGTCGCCGCGCCGTTCAAGCAGGCCGAGTTCGACATCATGTACGGCAAGGGCATCTCCCGCGAGGGCTCGCTGATCGACGTCGGCGTGGAGCAGGCGATCATCCGCAAGTCCGGAGCGTGGTACACGTACGACGGCGACCAGCTCGGCCAGGGCAAGGAGAAGGCCCGGGAGTTCCTGAAGGAAAACCCGGACGTGGCCGCCGAGATCGAGAAGAAGATCCTGGAGAAGCTCGGCGTCGGGGTCGGCGCGGGTGACGCCGCCGGTGGCCCGGAGCTGCCGCCGGTCGACTTCTGACCGGTCGCTGACCCATGGCAGGACGACGCGCTCGTACGGGGCGGGGCTGGGATGCCAGTCCGCCTCGTACGGGCGACGCCACCGATCCGCCCCGCCCTCGGCGAGGCCGCCGGGGTCGGTCCGAGGAGACCGACACCGTCGAGTCTCCGGCGCCCCCACGCGACGAGTCCGAGGTGGCCCGCGAGATCTGCCTGCGCCAGCTTGCCGTCCGGCCCCGCACCCGGGCCGAGTTGGCCGGGGCGTTGGCCAAGCGGGGCATCTCCGAGGAGGTCTCGGCCGAGGTGCTCGACCGGTACGACGAGGTCGGCATCATCGACGACGCCGCGTTCGCCCGGGCCTGGGTGTCCAGCCGGCACGCCGGGCGCGGCCTCGCTCGCCGGGCGCTCGCCAACGAGTTGCGCCGCAAGGGCGTGGACGGCGAGGTGGCCACCGAGGCGCTGGATGAGCTGGACGAGGAGACCGAGGCGGACACCGCCCGAAGTCTCGTGGAGCGCAAGCTACGCACCGCCCGAGGCGAGCCGGACGCGGTCTTCCGCCGACTGGTGGGCATGTTGGCCCGCAAGGGCTACCCGCCTGGTGTGGCCATCCGGGCGGTGAAGGACGCGCTCGCCGCGCAGAGCGCCGAGGCAGCCGAGTTCGCCGAGCAGATCGACGCCGACGCGCTCGCCGAGGCCGAGGGCGAGTTGGAGCGCGACAACCGTCTGCTCGACTGAGCGCGCGCGATAGGTGTGTCGCCTCGATGCTGAGGGCCGCCCGTCGGGGGGAGCATCGGCGCCCGCCGAGCGACCGGCGCCAAGATCGTGCTCGGTACCGGAAGTCAACAACCGGCGTTGCCTCGCCGATCATGGAGTTGTGGTGGGCAACCAAACGCCCGTAAAGCACTAATCCGGGCACCACAACTCCATGATCCTCGACCTCGCGCCGCCGCTGCTCCGCGATCTTGCACTTTCTGTCCCGATATAAGGGGCATTCCACCCATATCGACAACCGAAACTGCAAGACGCTTCTATGTATGTGGTGATCGGTTCGGCTGGTTGCCGCTAGGTTCGGCGTCGATGATCGCTTGGGTGGCTCATTGCCGATCCGGCCGCTCGGAGTGCGGGTGTGCCTTGTGCAAGACCTGTCCCCAGGTGGTCGTCGGCGCCGGCCCGGCCCACCTTGCTGGCCTGATCAGAAGCCTGCCCGTGCGAGCACACGTGGCCCATCACAGATTTGCCGCCGAGGTGACTGCATCCCGAGCCGACGCCGACTGTCCCGGTCGTCACTGGCAAAGGAGCAACAACCCGAGATGGCACAGATCGTAGAGCGGGTCACGGATCGCTATGACGTGGTGGTGGGGGTGGACACCCATACCGACACGCACACCGCTGCCGTGCTCGACCGGTTCGGGGCGGTGCTGGCGCAGGTCACCGTGTCCACCGACCCGGACGGGTTGAGCCAGCTGGTGGCCTTCGCCGCCGCGCACACCCCGCCGGACGGGCGCCGGTTGTGGGCGGTAGAGGGCACCCGGGCGCACGGTCAGGGACTGTGCCGGCTGTTGAGCGCTGCCGGTGAACCGGTCTGCGAGGCACCCAAACCCGCCCCGGCGGCCCGCCGCCGGGGCGGGAAGTCCGATCAACTCGACGCGGTCGCCGCCGCCCACGCGGTGCTGGCACTGTCCACCGACCATATCGCTGTGCCCCGCAGCGACGGACCACGCGAAGCGCTGCGTCTGCTGCTGGTCTGCCGCCGCCACCACAGCGACACGCGCACCGCCACGGTCAACCTGGTCAAAGCGCTGATCCTGACCGCCGACGACGCCCTGCGCCACGCCCTACGCGGGCTGAGCACCACCCACCAGATCGCCCGCCTGGCCGCCCTCGACCTACCCGAGAGCACCCACCTGCCCACCGAGGAACACACCCGCCGCCGCGAACTGGGCACCCTCGCCCGTCACATCCACACCCTCGACGCCGCACTGGCCGACAACCACCGACGCCTCCGCGCCCTCGTCACCGAACTCTGCCCACCCCTGCTCGACCAACCCGGAGTCGGACCCGTCACCGCCGCGATCGCCCTCACCGCCTGGTCACACCCCGGCCGCGTCCGCTCCGAAGCCGCCTACGCCACCCTCGCCGGCGCCGCCCCCATACCCGTCGCCAGCGGCCGCACCGACCGACACCGCCTCAACCGCGGCGGCGACAGAACCCTCAACAGCGCCCTACACACCATCGCCCTGACCCGCCGCCGCATCCACCCCGAAACCCGCGACTACATCAACCGACGCCGCGCCCAAGGCCGCACCACCAGAGAAATCAACCGCTGCCTCAAGCGCTACATCGCCCGACAGCTCTACCGCACCATCACCACCCACCACCGCACCCCTTGACAACCCCCACTCACAGATCGGTGCGATCTTCTCGCCCGGCTGCAGCCCTCACGCAACGGTGTTGACTCTCAGGATCGAGCGCGATCTTGAAGTGACGAGCCCGACGAGAGGGCTGGGCGCGAGCGGGGGGTCGCTGGTGTCACAAAGTCGGCTCTTACGCGGGGCGCCGCAGTCTCTGAACAGGCACGACATCCGTATCGAGGCCGTCGGCTCGCCGTGTTTGTCCTTCCGTGTCCGACACGACATCAGCTTTGAGTGACGCCGCAACTTCGCTCCGTTTGGGGGGTTTGATCATGAGTCCTTGACCAGAGCACCCCCGGCGACCTAGCCTCGCCATACAGGCTCACATTGCCCGACCAGCGCAGGCTAAGCGCACAACATAGATCGCGTAACAGAACAGCATCACTTTGGCCGACTCCGCGGCCTTTGGCGGCAGTTCCGGACAGGCCGGTCCGGAACGCTGCGACAACTGCACCCGGTCGCCGACGCTGCCCACGGGCACCGCCGGCGGAGAAAGCTACCCACGGCCAGCCGCTCCGGTCGGGCGTCCACAGCCGCAGGAGTGTGCCCCCGGCACGGTCGCTGCGGTCTCGACGTTAGGGGAGGCGGCCATGGCGGGGCGGCGGCACAGGTTCATCGGTAGACCCGACGGGGTCCCGGCATGAACGCGTTCGACGTCGTGCTCCTCGCGGCCGTCCTCGTCCTCGCGGTGGTGGTGATCGGGGCCGTGCTGGTCGGCATCCGGACAATGCGCCGGATGGGCGCCGCGCCGGCTCCGGAGGATCCCGCCTTCATCGCCGAGAAGGACCGCCAGGAGCAGTCCCTGGCCGCCCTGCGGACCGCGGCCGACGAGGCGAACAGCACGATCGACGTGGCGAAGTCAGCGGCCGCCGCAGCCCGTACCGAAGCGGCGGCGGCGAAGGCCGAGGCGAAGGCGGCCCGCGCCGAGGCGCGGCGGGTCCTCGACGACGCCCGGGCCGAGGCGGACACCGTCCTGGAGCGCGCCCACAAGCAGGCCGAGGCGGACGCCGAACAGTTGCGGACGGCAGCCCGGCGCAGTGGCGAGCGGGAGGTCGCGGTGCTCGCCGCCACCACCCGGGAGCAGGCCGCCGAGGTGGAACGTCGGGCAGCCCGGATGGACGAGCGGGAGCGGATGCACACCGAGGAGGTGGAGCGGTTCGCCGAGCGGGAGCGGCAGCTCACCGCCGCGAAGGCCGCCCTCGCCGCCCGGGAGGCCGCGCTCGCCCAGCGCGAGGCAGAGCTAACCGAGTCGGAAGAACTGCGTCGCCGCGAGCTGGAGCGGGTCGCCGGGCTCACCGCCGACTCCGCGCGACTGGAGCTGATCGAGGCCATCGAGACGCAGGCCAAGCGGGAAGCGGCACTGCTCGTGCGGGACATCGAGTCCGACGCGCGCAACACGGCCGAGCAGCGCGCCCGACACATCGTGGTGGACGCGATCCAGCGGGTCGCCAGCGAGCAGACCGCGGAGAGTGTGGTCAGCGTCCTGCACCTGCCCGGTGACGAGATGAAGGGGCGGATCATCGGCCGGGAGGGGCGCAACATCCGCGCCTTCGAGTCGGTGACCGGCGTCAACCTGATCATCGACGACACCCCCGAGGCGGTGCTGCTCTCCTGCTTCGACCCGGTCCGCCGCGAGGTGGGCCGGGTGACCCTGGAGAAGCTGGTCCTGGACGGCCGCATCCACCCGCACCGGATCGAGGAGGTCTACGACCTGGCCCGGCAGGAGGTCGAGCAGCTCTGCCTGCGCGCCGCCGAGGACGCCCTGGTCGAGGTCGGCATCACCGAGATCCACCCGGAGCTGGTGACCCTGCTCGGCCGGCTGCGCTACCGCACCTCGTACGGGCAGAACGTGCTCAAGCACCTGGTCGAGACCGCCCACATCGCCGGCATCATGGCCGCCGAGCTGCGGCTGGACGTGCCGATCATCAAACGGTCGGCGTTCCTGCACGACATCGGCAAGGCGCTCACCCACGAGGTGGAGGGCAGCCACGCCATCATCGGCGCGGACCTCGCCCGCAAGTACGGCGAGCACGAGGACGTGGTGCACGCCATCGAGGCGCACCACAACGAGGTGCCCCCGCAGACCATCGAGGCCGTGCTGACCCAGGCTTCCGATGCCTGCTCCGGCGGTCGGCCGGGCGCGCGCAGGGAGAGCCTGGAGGCGTACGTCAAGCGGCTGGAGCGGATCGAGGAGATCGCGGCTGGCAAGCTCGGCGTGGACAAGGTCTTCGCCATGCAGGCC comes from Micromonospora vinacea and encodes:
- a CDS encoding UdgX family uracil-DNA binding protein (This protein belongs to the uracil DNA glycosylase superfamily, members of which act in excision repair of DNA. However, it belongs more specifically to UdgX branch, whose founding member was found to bind uracil in DNA (where it does not belong), without cleaving it, appears to promote DNA repair by a pathway involving RecA, rather than base excision.), which produces MAEQTGSAPGAQRFIPPDADTIDDLRTAAGGCRGCELYRDASQTVFGRGDESARVVLVGEQPGDMEDQKGLPFVGPAGRLLRRAVDDAGLDPGHLYLTNAVKHFRFELRGKRRIHQTPDQAHITACRPWLVAEFARLRPEIVVVLGATAAKALLGPSFRVTRQRGELLPWPESAQHPADFEQVPVDNAGKRADAPQARLLATIHPSAVLRADDQDKAYEGLVADLTVVTRALPG
- a CDS encoding flavin monoamine oxidase family protein: MSDQTQSMVSRRGFLRTVGISGGAGAMLATMGAMGLAPSAAASVTPAFRPPERSDFTLTGRSGASVVVLGGGIAGLTTAYELGKAGYHCTILEARHRVGGRNLTIRGGDVETDLDGRTQRASFSDGVYFNAGPGRIAQWMVTMDYCRELGVPIEVFTNQNADAWIYNESAGMTEPVRYRTAKADVYGYVSELLAKATDQGALDARLTTEDRDRLLSFLQSFGAIGGRTSDWAYTGTNRRGYLAYPGAGNDVGSPLGTPPALSDVFASNIGRYFSFEFGYDQAMLMFQPVGGMDQIPRALARAVGPHRIRLNAEVTGVTDRGSRVEVTYRQGGRQSQITADYCVAALPPHLMARVPHNLGTAVTAALADFPVTASGKIGLEYRSRWWETDQRIYGGITETDLDLSHIWYPSYGFHGKRGLVVGYYNTGANARAYSGLTPEQRSERAISQGVKIHGDKYRSELVTSYSHAWDRTRYIEGAWTSPRYGTAGYNLLLQPAGRVYFAGDWLSHEVAWQHGAFVAARSAVSALHQRVMAG
- a CDS encoding MFS transporter codes for the protein MATDLTAPRTAARPDVASIQRRTLRLLFTTQIIGGIGVTIGIAVGALLAARIAGTAVAGVAQSAGVVGAALLAVPVTRIMARHGRRPGLVLAYAVGAVGGLLVVLAAATRWVPLLFVGMLLFGGGTAANLQARYTAVDLAEPARRGRQLSLIVWATTIGAVAAPNFAALADRVTTGWGLPPLAGPFAFSAAAFVLAAVVLLGLLRPDPLLTARRLAAAEAPAADLPSVTDATATAVAAGAPAAGGATPAAAPVKERAPRGAGMRAAWSVVRGQPAARLGIAAVAVGHLVMVAVMAMTPVRLGESHADADVLRLVGIVLSLHIAGMYAFSPVVGWLTDRLGRRAVILGGVGLLLAACAVAGTAGHHTPRLSVGLVLLGLGWSGTMVAGSTLLSESVSAAVRPSVQGLSDLIMGLAGAGAAVVSGFVMQFAGYPVLTLLAAVAAAPLVALALRPVPTGVPDEEG
- a CDS encoding DUF3046 domain-containing protein, with product MRLTDFWTRLDEAFGPGYAASIARDQVLSQLGGRTIEQALASGEQTHVVWRAVCAAYPDRVPARLR
- the recA gene encoding recombinase RecA; protein product: MAAGPDREKALDLALAQIDKQFGKGSVMRLGDRPVVQTAIIPTGSIALDVALGIGGLPRGRVVEIYGPESSGKTTVALHAVANAQRNGGIAAFIDAEHALDPEYAKALGVDTDAMLVSQPDTGEQALEIADMLIRSGALDIIVIDSVAALVPRAEIEGEMGDSHVGLQARLMSQALRKITGVLSNTGTTAIFINQLREKIGVMFGSPETTTGGRALKFYASVRLDVRRIESLKDGTDVVGNRTRVKVVKNKVAAPFKQAEFDIMYGKGISREGSLIDVGVEQAIIRKSGAWYTYDGDQLGQGKEKAREFLKENPDVAAEIEKKILEKLGVGVGAGDAAGGPELPPVDF
- a CDS encoding regulatory protein RecX, whose protein sequence is MAGRRARTGRGWDASPPRTGDATDPPRPRRGRRGRSEETDTVESPAPPRDESEVAREICLRQLAVRPRTRAELAGALAKRGISEEVSAEVLDRYDEVGIIDDAAFARAWVSSRHAGRGLARRALANELRRKGVDGEVATEALDELDEETEADTARSLVERKLRTARGEPDAVFRRLVGMLARKGYPPGVAIRAVKDALAAQSAEAAEFAEQIDADALAEAEGELERDNRLLD
- a CDS encoding IS110 family transposase, which produces MAQIVERVTDRYDVVVGVDTHTDTHTAAVLDRFGAVLAQVTVSTDPDGLSQLVAFAAAHTPPDGRRLWAVEGTRAHGQGLCRLLSAAGEPVCEAPKPAPAARRRGGKSDQLDAVAAAHAVLALSTDHIAVPRSDGPREALRLLLVCRRHHSDTRTATVNLVKALILTADDALRHALRGLSTTHQIARLAALDLPESTHLPTEEHTRRRELGTLARHIHTLDAALADNHRRLRALVTELCPPLLDQPGVGPVTAAIALTAWSHPGRVRSEAAYATLAGAAPIPVASGRTDRHRLNRGGDRTLNSALHTIALTRRRIHPETRDYINRRRAQGRTTREINRCLKRYIARQLYRTITTHHRTP
- the rny gene encoding ribonuclease Y — protein: MNAFDVVLLAAVLVLAVVVIGAVLVGIRTMRRMGAAPAPEDPAFIAEKDRQEQSLAALRTAADEANSTIDVAKSAAAAARTEAAAAKAEAKAARAEARRVLDDARAEADTVLERAHKQAEADAEQLRTAARRSGEREVAVLAATTREQAAEVERRAARMDERERMHTEEVERFAERERQLTAAKAALAAREAALAQREAELTESEELRRRELERVAGLTADSARLELIEAIETQAKREAALLVRDIESDARNTAEQRARHIVVDAIQRVASEQTAESVVSVLHLPGDEMKGRIIGREGRNIRAFESVTGVNLIIDDTPEAVLLSCFDPVRREVGRVTLEKLVLDGRIHPHRIEEVYDLARQEVEQLCLRAAEDALVEVGITEIHPELVTLLGRLRYRTSYGQNVLKHLVETAHIAGIMAAELRLDVPIIKRSAFLHDIGKALTHEVEGSHAIIGADLARKYGEHEDVVHAIEAHHNEVPPQTIEAVLTQASDACSGGRPGARRESLEAYVKRLERIEEIAAGKLGVDKVFAMQAGREIRVMVKPDDVDDIGAAVLARDVAKQIEEELTYPGQIRVTVVRESRVTEIAR